From a region of the Castanea sativa cultivar Marrone di Chiusa Pesio chromosome 10, ASM4071231v1 genome:
- the LOC142612255 gene encoding uncharacterized protein LOC142612255 produces MNPLKYLMEKPVQDGKATKWVLLLSEFDIKYVTQQSMKGRAIADQLAHCSLEEAKEIQGDFLDEDIMRIEVESWKMYFDGATNQNGSGIGILLISPKGTHIPFSSRLNFPTTNNATEYDACIMGLRATLGLGVKELEVCGYSALIIFQIWNRWKINNNKP; encoded by the coding sequence ATGAACCCATTGAAATATCTAATGGAGAAGCCTGTGCAAGATGGAAAGGCCACTAAATGGGTTCTACTTCTGTCtgaatttgatattaaatatgtgacCCAGCAGTCTATGAAGGGGAGAGCAATTGCTGATCAATTAGCCCACTGTTCACTAGAAGAAGCTAAAGAAATCCAAGGAGACTTTCTGGATGAGGATATCATGAGAATTGAGGTagaatcatggaagatgtatttcGATGGAGCAACTAATCAAAATGGAAGTGGAATTGGAATTctcttaatttctccaaaagggACACACATCCCATTTTCTAGTAGGCTTAACTTTCCTACCACTAACAATGCAACTGAATATGATGCTTGCATTATGGGGTTACGAGCAACCCTAGGTCTTGGAGTGAAAGAGTTGGAAGTATGTGGTTACTCAGCCTTGATAATCTTTCAAATTTGGAATAGatggaagatcaacaacaacaaaccatAG